GTCacatacgatttaaattttatttattataaaatcatacaaagattgtttttataaataataatattaaataatatttttttaaatttgtttgtatgcaTACTAAGGCTATAACGAAATTTTGGCCCTAGTACCATGCGATGGCAAACGTTGTGTTATTTACCATAACATTTGTTTCGggtcattttggaataaaaacctCACCCACAAAAACGAttctttaaagtaaaaattttgtcaaatttgtattactttttttattggattCCTACCCGTTAccgcaaaattttaaatatagattcaAGTCAGGttgatatattaaaaaaaaactatttgcgttttttggataataaaaaaattatctccaaGCTTTAccgcccattttgaaaaaaaagtcaaaaaagtttttgaattcgaaaaaaaatttcaaaattttttttttttaattttttttcgaaagattgtagctatctaaactatttgggacacattttgctaagagcaAGAGGTAATAAGtaacatggatgagaaaaaaaaccTGTCAACCTAATGTTGACCatctctaactcagagagttctcgaccgaacCTTGGTGCTAATTTCATCCCCATCGGAAGACACTTTACTTTGTTACTGTTGCTGAATTCACAAAACCCCTTGTATCATTGTATCGAGTGtattattgaattcaaatacaatagtgtaagcttgttgttggaaattttcatacaaaaattaaatacacttatacacttttattttgtatgtttttaaaaagttgtattggtTTACAGCTATAAATTTCTCTGAGCACACATAGTACctgtatatgtgagagagtaatttgaaaaaatgagaGTCGGTCtacttgttatacatactacgctttcaaaaacattcatacaatatacaatgggtgttcacaaactaataaacaaaaattgtatttaatacaagataCACGATACAAATTGTTGTGAATTCAGCATGTGTTTTACATCTGCACATTAGggatataattttgtaaaattgttgcaAATATACAAAATGTAAATGGTAATTTTATTATCTTTAATGGATAGTTCTTACTAACCATTCCTTCCTAATATTATGATTGAGTCCCGATATTATTGCacatttgaggagccgcagaataaaaggtactttttcgaatttttttataaattgattttttggtatttttataatatttgggttgaaatcttctagaaaaaatatgtatatttcccaaaatttttaaattttcaaaaaagtaccttttgttgtGCTCctcattttacataaaatatattttagttcaatattttctttttttgcaatgtttttgcttttttttggaCCGAAATTCGATATTATTGCTTAATTAAGTTTAGGATATACTCTTTGATTTCTCGTAATTTTCTTACCAATATTATTTAATGATATcacgatattttttatattttaacaaaaaattattatttattgatatttccaataaaaatttaacaatttgtttgcttttaattataaatgtttatatgtatataaaaacatgtaaaaaaagtatagccggtcaagcccaaccatataataccctacactgagaaTGAAAAATcattattctattaaaatttcaatcagttttttttaacaattatggaccgatcgccatgaaatttggtcgagcgatttatttctatattatattgaattttttctggATATAACattttgaagagttttatgctcgttaaagtaatttaCATAATTGGGCCCTTACATGCTTTAATCAATTATGAATCGATTCATCCAAACTTTTTAGGTgagatttatttgtatataaaacttatttgtggaaaaatttgtgtggatatctatataaatgaAGCATTTATGGTCGACAGTCtcatttcgagaggacatttgtatgagggctaggtgaaataataataacaccCACTTTAAGGTTGGTGTTAGACTTTGGTCATTAGATTTTGGTCAttataaacatcagcactaacgcTCATTACCCTGCCCACTATGGTGGGGATTAATGGATTGAAGATTTTAGAAATCGCTTTAAAAATAGGTTTTAAGTAAGAAAACAATATTGCCCATtagattaagaaaaatatttatcattaaattaaagcaaatttaaCCAACGCATGTTTTCAATGTGCAACCACTcaatttgcgatttttaagcATATAACGCGGCTTGTAACCATCCTTGTCGGCGGTGTACATGGTGATGGTTTCAATATCAGTCTTTTCATCAAACACGGTGTAGCTACCCATAACAACTAATTGTTCTTCGGGTGTGCCAGGGTTAACGACCATGCCAACTTCTTCACGTTTACTGCCATTGGGATGTTCCAAACTAAAAGAATTATTAATCGAATGTTTAGTAttcaaatttagttttgaagttttttataaattgataAACACTTACTTTAGACGATAACCCTCTTTGGTGGGTGCAAGTTGATATAGCTCTTGCAAAATGGTGGGTACGAATATAGCGTCCAACAAACCAGCTGAAGTAGTGGCAGAAAGAATAGCCATTACGGCGCACAAGAAAACCTTCAATATAGTAAATTAATATAAGTATTATGTAGTTGTTGAtattacacaaattttaaatttattaaagcatTTCTTTTGATCTTTTATTAAAACATACAattcatttttatgttttaccgttattttatattttaaaaacagctttACTTAATTACTGTCTGACTTATTGTCTGACAATACAataaaaatccataaattttatttattctctTCGAAGTACATAGCACTTTTTCGTTTCGTTAATCCTATAATGAAATCAGCGTCTGCTTTGTCTAACAATTTCTTTAAGATACcacgcacagtggtttaaaaacgttttttggaaataattcggtatctcggtaAATATTAGagttattattacaaaatttcacatggttggagctgaggtgtttctaagttgatttacagttgttcagctccctaggggtaatgggggccagtatgtggcccctcaaatttggtcatctcgggtctcaaattaaaaaaaaacaatcgccaaaaatccatttaatccgaatgagctgaaattccAAGACCTTGAGAATATCTTCTAAAGCTGATActaaacctaaatatcttttcaactaatagagataacctacacatcgaagcgtatttttagtagatccTCTCAAGCActatttgtataaatttcaggtcattcggatcataaattgatttttggcgatttgttttaaaaatttgagtggccacgcactggcccccattacccctagaaagctgaacaactgcaaatcaactcgaaaacacctcagctccaacaaCGTTATTGCGCATGCTTGTGAAGGATATTTTTCctaacttttttagtttttataccgGAATTACTTAAGGCAAAAACGCTCAAGTGTTTATCCTTTagtgttttttcttttctgtttcgaATACGTTAATTAATGTATTTTTAGCCAGGCAGAATTGAATGAATGTCCTTTTaatgttcttattttttttcactttaattacatattatttaaactttttgttgcgttgtaattaattattttgtttattatttatttaaatttgtatagattCCTTTCCTAAGAACTCACCAATTTAGCAGatgccattttttgtttgtttgtgaaaTTCCTTTTGGAATTTATGTGTGACTGAATAACTAAAAACCACAATGAAGACTGATTTATGAAGAATAGTTTGACTTAACTCAATGGTATGGAATAGCATTTCTGTTTACTGCAATGGTTTGGAATTGCGTTTTTGTTTACTGCATCTTTTGCTTTGAGGAAGACTCGCAACTATGATTTGAAATGTGAAACAGTCTGACAAACTTTGCAAAAATTCTTGCTGGATGCCGTTGACGCACAGTGGGGTGGATcgaaaaagtggtaataaatctgaatcttctaaactactgcaCCGTTTGCAAAATTACGTATGAACAAATCATAAAGGAGGACCTAGGctttaataaatgaaatttgtgaATACCTTGTTAGGAAACATTGTACAacttgtacatatgtatatcaataAACGTAAAAAATCACTATTCGACCATTGCCTGAAGTGGAGtccatgtcaaaatcaattgaaaaatttcttatttttcatttttgaagccaatatgtaaaaataattaaaaatttttaaataatctttgagaaatattatacccttcaccaaattatacttaaaaatatttttatttaaacaaaatcaaatttttttttaatgttttaaaattttaaaaaaattttttttttccaaattgttttttattttttttaaaaaaagttttttcaaaaatttttttttaaattcatttaattaatttttttggaaaaagaatttatgacaaaaaaaatgtttgatgaaaaaaaaattcgaataaaacatattttttccgattttgacccattgtatgtccaacttactatggtcttatatacatacgtcgttgcaaaggtctttgaaactatcattagatatccatattgtctatattaatgacttagtaatccagatataggtcaaaaataggtcaaaaatcgaggttgtcctagttttttccttatatctcagccatttgtggaccgttttttcgattttaaatagcgaccgagccggaagaatttcggagataatgatgtatgaattgtgtatgtaagttatttgtgggcttcggaaagttgatttcaacacacagacggacagacggacatggctatatcgattccgctatctataacgattcagaatatattatggggtcgcaaatgaaaaatgtggaaattacaaacggaatgacaaacttatatatacccttgccactcatggtgaaggttataaaaactATGACTTAGTGAAATATACTGGAATTTCGTTACCTTTCCACTTGCTTTcaaacagttttatttattgaaatctgTCCATAGTTGTACAAGTTACCAGCTGAACAAAGTTTCGCTAACAAGTGGTCGACGAATTTTACACCCTGTATGTATTCTAACATTGGGTCTCTACGATTCGTTTAcacattttttacatatttttacagtagtttagaagattcagatttattaccacttttttcgattgacTCCACCGTGTGAGGTTTAGCTATTAttgtgcatttttaaaaatcatcatTTGAAATTATACAAAACCAATACATGTTTTCATACCCACCTCAGGTATTTCTTGgcatatcccagcagttctggtgacaattttcaattgtatttcaaaatcttCTAATTCTATtacagaaaattccaattaaatttcagaaattttcaaatatatcacAAGTACTTcataaatttctaattgtatttcagaaacttcCATTTGAATTTCCCATTTGTATATCAGAACtttataattgtatttcagtATATTCcgattatatttcagaagtttccatttgtatttcagaaatttccactTTTAGAACTTTCTGAACtacaaatggatatttctgaaatataattagaaatggcTAAGAAGACATCTCCAAGACATTCCAATAAccaattgcttgtaaacaaaccttcttcCGACTACTCTACAATATATTACttttggtgggtaaaataagtactttctaaagtgctgtaaaaaataaacatttaaagtggctacattccagattacttagatacactaaagtggcaattcacttcacgctagattacctggaatgtataaagtaaccaattgaattCTTTCTTCACTATAAAGAGCataaatgacccaaaatatataaatttgagtTAAACAGTGACAATTAGTGTCTTTAAGGGTTACATTGACCatttgtaaaactgctgggttgAAGCCACCCATACCTTCATATAaataatcattttatttttttttttataaaatattaatttttcacaacttttatttgcatatatttgaaaaatattgaattttttttttatttttaacattttcttttattgtctttttaaagcttttttaaaagcttaataTTGTGGAATggctttgttttatttaccgttttaagtagtttttttttataaggttttcatcaaaaatcagttgaaagtagtttttaatttgtatggaaagactaaagaaattttagtattgtagtttttcaaataaaaaaccgaataaagctaaaaattaCTTGTTTTGCATTACACACTGGGTAATTTGAACTACAATATCTTATCCTCTCTTCACCGTATTATGCGCGATTTTCTTCTATGTTCCttctatttgataaaaaaaacgttttaatttGTGTTGCACTATGCACATTGCTTGCAAATGTAAACTTCGACCATAAATCagatgatatttgtttttacatAAACCTAATATGCATTTATTTGCTTTGATTTATTCTTAATCGAACGTcattaacaaaaacattatCATTGTATTTAagtgcaaaaaattattttttggccAAGATATCGGGTCAAATTACCTACTGAGTGTTGGTGTAAATAgcattttaacaatattaattttgtatttagtattttttccaTAAAGTTACCAGCAAAATGCTAAATTCTGCCACTTCGCTActtaaaaaatagcattttaacgCGGTGATGTCATTGGAGGCAAGTAATAACCACAACTACTTATAAATATGTCATTAATTTAGTATCACTGAAACTGGTTACAAGTAATGATTTAAATAACACATTGATAGTATGATACATATTGCTGTTATTGGCTCGCCATTCTACTCGAAAATACTGAATTTCTACagaccaattaaaaaaaattaattcatgtAAAGTTCAACTGATTTGTAAGTGGGGATGTGATGGATTATCAGCACTCTCGGAttataaataaatcaacaaGAGTGAAACTTCTTCGGAATATAAAAGTGGCTGGTTCCATTAAGAATTCGAATTTATGGAGACAGCGATTCTCCGTGAACCAGTTTCGATGACATTTGGAAGAATTCGACTCCAggatcaaacatttttttgtactcCAATAAGCTTTGACTATTTAAAGGAATCCAAATGATAATTTGTATTGAAGCGGATATTAGAAACCGATAAAAAtcgaaatagaaaaataatattccTTTAACATTTCCTTTGATTTAAAACTAACGATGATTGATGGGAAATTTGGCAATGCTATTACAGGAACATCATCTACTTGGTAGtgctacatatgtatgtggtgACAAAAAATccgaattttcgaatatttcaaaggagagaACATATACGAGTAGCATAAGACTTACAGTTAGTGTTTATAATCGGgtaaccggtttttcttcgaatcTCGGTTTTTTTGCGAactggttaatttaaaatgttgattttcgatTAACTAACTaaaatgaataaattctatgttttggtgaatttttttatattcattgtatgcGCATTACATCAAacatttggtctgatttgaaacctaaactggtgatatacaatataaacctattttgataaaaaaaaattaagaattacaatgattctaaatagtagagataagtttacttaaaaacttttacaGAATTAATTGTGCATAATGaagctattaaaaattaaaattaaattccgcaatGAAGTTTACgttaaatcttactaatgaatcattaaaaacttagtgatgattttaccaaattgaatttgatgtacatatcTTTGATgtacaattgaaatattacttttgttccagatgtctactaacacaaaaattttgaacacaattatttcgaaatggcaaaaatattatacactattgttttattaaggggacgatacatactttcaataaatttgacttcattcgAGTGTTCcactcttaaaattttattttattttttaatttgttagcaAACGCGCTGAGTTCctattcagaaatattacaggagatacaaaaacgttctaaaatccttgttattaaatatttttgaaatctgttaatgcagttttattaattatttggtttgATGAGAAATTATCACAGTTAaaaagaagtgcgtttgcatcttatactataggtcctttttttggACTTTCTGTTTCATATAAGAaagtcgaaattttttcaaggCCGGTTCATAtaagaaagtcgaggtgataatagatttctaaatttttttcaatgccggttaaccggttttttcgaagtcGGTTAAACGAAAAACCGGGTCTCTAAAAAAGCCAAAGGCTTTTTGAATTCTTCTTTTCTCAGTGGCTCTCATAgctctttattgttatttttctgttttgtttgcaTTTCGGTATGCTTCTGTACTGTAAGCAATGTTTATAAAACacagactttttaaaaaaccggtttgtccatttttagaaaaccggtttttcgctTAACCGAGTtctaaaaaaccggtttaacaggttaaccgacattgaaatgaatttttttaaaagtttaaacaatacatttttatatctatctacgaaaaattctaagaaaatttcgcCAAGAAACTATGGGTCTAAAACCAAAACCTAGCTCCCGCCGAGAGACATCAAAATAcacctttaaaaaatttttaaaaacaaatttaaaatttgtatgtctcTCGGCGGGAGTTAGGTTTTATTATGGTTCGGCTATGATTCGTATTaactaaaatacatacataaatatgataaatgttaatcaatttaatgaaaacaatataaatttggatCCTTTTGAGTGTCTGTTCACCACAATTTTAATGTTTCATAAACTTTTCATTTAATAATGTCATTAGTCTACACGAGCTataacaatattaatatttttggaactTTCACTTTCaattaataacattttgaacatgtttttttagaaatattcaaataaacaggaacataaatttaaatttattcgttcttttttattttattctcatattatatacataggtactacatacatatacatatgattttattaacatttatttttttacccaCCAACAAAAATCTGGGGGTtatattgattttatcattccgtttgtaacatatagaaatattggtcgtataaccaaaaagtatataagtatatgtattagggtattcaattaatcgggtttctggtttaatcggttaatcgagcaaataattaatcgaggtttagatttattcggttaataatcggctaattaaaaattattcgattaaccgaataatttctattttcattttaaattgaaaatacaacaacgaattttgtgtacaaaaccataaaaaacagcaaataaggtatttgagatcatttttgtaaacatatcgcctatttgctgcaacaacgtcataactcaaaatccgtgttttatgaactgagtaatacaaaatatgcgctgttctatattctttcatatatatatatagtttcatcagttttcaaaaaagtcaattattttttgtgtgagagtgttttttttgttgtaaacatcaaaattaaaattcatgttttctcgtatatttgataagtaaaaatttgggttaaatacagattagaaagatattaacatctactatttatatttcagaaatcgcatgatttgttgaaaatttatttaagaaatagtaaaatgtcataaaatattcaaaggcgtttttctcgaaacgactttttttgaattatgacattgttgcagcaaatgagcgatgtgtgagttttttagggtttaatgagatcttctgaaataatcttttataaaaagaatataattcatacgattttttctttagatttaaaaacctttcttggaaaaaaactctctcgctgattgtatatgttggagaaatctaaagcatgataaagaatattccttttggattgttttagattttgattaatttaatagtttcgtttagttatgataaaagactaatttcaacaaaaaaagtttcgtctatacatgtaaatacaaacaatgtttcaaatacatgtaaattaaatatgtcagttgttatacatactcactaatcatgtttattggatgttcaaaaatatctaattttaatttgaaatttgtatttgaattgaaacggaaaaaaaggaatttcggttaatcgacacaaattaatcggtttaggttaaccgattaacggttaatcgattgaataccccaATACAGAAAGGGACTTAGATACAATTTTCCTCCAATGTtcttttttgattgaaaatggTCAAAATCGGTGAGACCTACTCcaaaaaaagttgatattttcaaaaatattttgctatattctttaaatatataatgCTATGAAATTTTGCACACATTGGTCCTATGATTAATGGCTAAGTTCTGTTGAAAATGGTAAGCATTGTCCATGATTTGTTCCAGCCCCTCAAACAAATTTCTTCCTGGGATATGTCACTATGGTATGTAAATCCTTATCAAAATAAGTTCCATctaaaaagaaatcacaaaacgatgttttgttttgttcggTCCATAGCcatttaaataagcataaatgtcttctaaatatagttatcaggttacAATAcgacatatataaaaatcactgtaccaaatttaatgatgatcggtccataattggtcataactcaCATAGCAGGACCACTTTCGAAAAACACATAAATAACATATAAATATCATATTCGAACCAAACTTTAAACTAATAAGTAAtatgaatgaaaaaaacaaatttatgaattttgtgaatatcagtctatatttgatttatagcccccatattatttaaatttctgaaaatcgcTGAAATACT
The nucleotide sequence above comes from Calliphora vicina chromosome 1, idCalVici1.1, whole genome shotgun sequence. Encoded proteins:
- the LOC135958009 gene encoding endocuticle structural glycoprotein SgAbd-9-like, with the translated sequence MASAKLVFLCAVMAILSATTSAGLLDAIFVPTILQELYQLAPTKEGYRLNLEHPNGSKREEVGMVVNPGTPEEQLVVMGSYTVFDEKTDIETITMYTADKDGYKPRYMLKNRKLSGCTLKTCVG